In Panicum virgatum strain AP13 chromosome 5K, P.virgatum_v5, whole genome shotgun sequence, the genomic window CTTGATCTTATGCAGACTGACATTTTTCTTGGAGCACACTTATCTCTGGATTGTAtatgttggaacttggaagGAACTGTGAGCAAGGTTTGAAGACTTTCAAGCAGACCCCTAAAAAAAGACTTCCAAGCAGGTAATTTCTGAAGCCTTTTTTCAGCTCACAGATACAATTATTTAGGCATTTTGAGTTGTTGCCCTAGTTTGATGGATTTGAGATATGGAGACAAGGTTCCTGTATGTGTTCTGAAAAGTGGATTGCAGCGAGATACTGAAGTTTTGAGAATGTTGTTGACATTTATGCACAATATGGGTGCCTCACAAGTCAACTATTGGTATACAATCGACTGAAAGAAATATGTGTTCTCATGGGTATGCTAGAGTTGTAAACATAAAAGACGATAGAATGCCTCCATTCAATGTTGCAAGCAAACAAAAGGCCTACTGGTATCGCACTAGCAATCTCCATAAGTGTCTGCACTGATTTGGCATCCTTAGCCTGCAGGCTCCTACTGCATTAAAAGGGCAGTCAAATTCGTTCGGGACAATTCAAATATTCGACTCGAATTGACATGTATGTGGTGTGAGAGCGTAACAGATGCTATGATGATCGACGAAGTTGCATGGAATGCGGCCATCTGTGGTTGTTCTAAATTCTAGCAGTGGTCATGGATGCAAGGCACTGGAGGCTTTCCAAAGTTAATAGATGAGGGGAAGAGACCCCAAATGATCTCAATTCTCATTTGTTTTCTGTCAGCTTGTACTTGTGCAGGGAAATTTGACAAATCGAGGAACTACTTTATACAGTTGAGTAGTAGTGTTTGTAGAGTTATCCCTACAATGGAAGTCTGCTTGTACGGTTGATATTCTGGTGAAGGCTGGAAAACTTCCTGAGGCTGAATCGCTTACTGATCAGACACCATTTATCGCAGATGCAACCATATTGAGGAAAATTACAGGAGCTTGCAGTATACATGGAAAACTGCCAGGTCATGGGAGTAAACAAGGAACCAGGGTTTAGCTggattggaaaatggatgtgcATGTGTTCTTGATGCAAAACGGATGctcaaaatataaaattttcttCATGTGTTTCCACCTGTTCAGCTGTGCATTTTATTCCTGCAATCCAAAATGCTACTAGTGGGCTCTTATGGTGTCCACACACACAAGTCAGACCAGAAGCAATTCAACATATGGGTGGTTCTGTGTGCAGATGAACAGAAACTTAAATGTAAAACCCTGAATTATTACCACTGAAAATACTACCTGTTTGTAGCATAAATCTCTTGACCTTTTTATCTGATGTATTTAAGAAGCTTAACATACTGAATTTCGGCTCTGGAAACTTGGATATGTATTTACTTGCGTCACTAGCAATTCAGTCTCGATTAATATTTTTCGATGTCATGCTACAGTTTATTGAGTGATAGTGCCCAGAGTATCCATCTGCTAAATCGCTACATTTTGAATGCAGACTGAGGACTTCTATCAATAATGCAGACTGAGGACTTCTATCAGTGGAGGCATACGGAAATCAGGCACTCATGCCTGTACTTGTAAACTAAGAATTGATCACTGGTCAGTGTGGCACACGGAGAGCCTGATGGTGGCCTACTTCAGTGGATGCTGGTTTGCTCATCTCGCATTTGCTGCAATCAAATTGGGACACCTGTGCAGGTGGGGTGATTATCTTGTCGACCAACTTAAGTAGAGTCTTTTCCAGTTCCTCGCCACTATTCCATGGATGAACTTCAGCCTTGAGAAGCTGCTTGTTGCTGCAGATGAGTTTCCACAGGGAGTAGTTCTCCTTTGGCATGACATAGTCCCCTTCACCCAGCTTAAGGGATGGGCAGTAATCTCCCTTCCCGTCACCTATGTAGATGAAATGCTGGTTCTTGGTGCCAGCTGTTGCCTGGATCCTCTCAATTATCTTGCCCTGCATATGGTAAGCAACCTTTCAGTTTACACTGAACTATCAATGATACATACACGACTTAATATGAACAATATACAGAGGTTTTAGCCTTTTAGGAGAAAGAAAGCTATAAAATTGCTTTAGAATACTATACTGTTACTATGCCTTAAATTCAGAGATTCAGATTGCAGAGCACATCATTATCCTACTACAGTACTAATATCTGTAGTGATTCTTTTTTGGATTGATCTTGCTGTTTCCTTCGTCTGCACTCTACACTTTCACGTGTGGTGATTGAAGGATTGCAAAGTTGACATTGAACATCTGAACTGATCCGCTGTCCTACTGTCCATACCTTGCACATGTTCTCAGGGCAGAGGCTGCACCCGTGGGGCGCGGCCGCAGTATCGTGGAACGGCGAGATCCTGAGCCTGCCATCAGCGTCGACGCGCGCTGGGTTGGTGCTGATCTCGGAGAAACAGCCGAGCACGCCGTGGTGCGCCAGGACGGTCTCGATGAAGAAGGTGTTGGCGTCGCTGACCACCCTCAGGTCGCACCTGCAAACAGGAGCAGCGTCGCCAGAGATCAATCCCAAACGGCAAATGCTACAGCGCGAGTCAAGAACTCATGAGCATGGCGGACGGGGCGGGGAGCGCGGCGCACCttaacgccgccgccgtcttgatTGCGGAGATGACGTGCGCGTCGAGCGGCGCGCTCCTGAGGCAGTCGCGGATGTCCTCCGCCGTCTTCCCCCGCGCGTGCAGCTCCGCCATCATCCTGTCCTGGAGaaagtggaggaggagcagcagcgaaGGCGGCGGGGCATCATTCATTCGTCTGCTCGATCGATGCGGGGGGATTACCGGACGGGGAGACGCGTCGCGCGCATTACCATGAGCGGGTTCCAGCGCATAGTGGGGCGCAGGCGtaggaaggcgtcggcggcgccgagctTGGTGATGACCCAGTCGTCGCTGTCCCAGTCTATGATGGTGCGGTCGAAGTCGaacaccaccgccgcgccggtggcgggggcgggggcgggggcggacgCCATCGGCGGCGGATGgcaaggggaggagggggcAGCTCTCTTCCGGTTCTCAGGTGGGACGCGTCTTCTATTCTGCGCCGTGGGCGGCGGGTTGGGTGGCGCTGTCTCCTCTGGTTTATATAGCCAGCCAGGCACCCACCTGGCGGGCCGCTGACTACTTGGGTTTGCGCGTCGCGTCCTCGCCCACACGTGACACGTGACACTTTCTGGGTTTGCGTTTTGCTTTGAGCGGCTCttttatttttatcttttttttctcccaaGTCTTGCAATGGATTTAGAATTAGACTGTTAAAGttaagtgctaaactttagcatctaTTAGCAGTTTAGCACTCATatctttattaaaaaaattaattatggCTAAATTTAAGTCTATCGTATTAGCACTTCTGTTTGAAATTTTGGGTAGGTTAgtactaaagtttagcacttttaGACATTATTATTGTTAGTGCTTGGATCCGAATACCAGGCGTTAGGTGCGACGCGTCTTCTATTCTGCGCCGTGGGCGGCGGGTTGGGTGGCGCTGTCTCCTCTGGTTTATATAGCCAGCCAGGCACCCACCTGGCGGGCCGCTGACTTGTTGGGTTTGCGCGTCGCGTCCTCGCCCACACGTGACACGTGACACTTTCTGGGTTTGCGTTTTGCTTTGAGCGGCTCttttatttttatcttttttccCCAAGTCTTGCAATGGATTTAGAATTAGACTGTTAAAGttaagtgctaaactttagcatctaTTAGCAATTTAGCACTCATATCTTTATTAAAAAATTTAATTATGGCTAAATTTAAGTCTATCGTATTAGCACTTCTGTTTGAAATTTTGGATAGGCTAgtactaaagtttagcacttttaGACATTATTATTGTTAGTGCTTGGATCCGAATACCAGGCGTAGCTGAATTGCATTCCAAATGAAACAACCTGTACGAAAGATGTTTAATTGGAGGCGCTGTGGATGAAGCCTCAACTGAGCTGGAAGCAATCTTCAGACCTTAGCTTGGATGTTTTCTTGATCCAGTTGGTTCACCATGACACCATCCAATCCAAATAATTTCTCCCCTTCCTATGTCAACTCCGGATAGAGACCTCTGAACTTTTGGCCATCCTGGTGCCGTTTCATGTGTATCCTTTCATCGACCAGTGTATGTGTATCCCCCGTTACGCAAGCGACCGTTGCTGCCCTTCGTAACAGCTACTCAACGTGCCCGCGCCGCCATCGATTCTTTTAGTTCCTTTCGGTTGTTATTCATATCAGCACACAATCCTGTTCCAAGTGCACACTGGCTACCTTACAGTCAGCTGAATTTCTCAGCCTTTCCTCCTGAAAATTCCTACtagctgaagaagaagaagagaaaaaaaaatcttgtgttTTCCACACAGGCCATGCCTCCATGATGTCGCACGTCGTGCCGTGTGGTGTCACAACGTTCAGGTACGCTGCATCAGGGCTTCACACCAAGCAAGAATCGTATCGAAGTATCAATTGGTAACCATGATGACCGACAGGAACAAACAAATCGCTGCGCCATTTCGTGGGAAGCGCTCTGTTTGCTGGGAGTAGTGGCGTCTTGTCCTTCATCACAGAGACCCAGTTACAAGCCTGCTAGTTGCATCACGCGTCACCAGCACCATACTGGTGCGCGTTGCCGGCAGACACCTTGATTTTGCTAGCCGTTCACTACTTCCGTGCACCTTTCAGCCACGCCTAACCAAGCTAAATCATTGTAACACCTCATGTGTTAATCATTTGTAATTAAGGCTAAGCACAGTcattaattacaaaactataCGGCAAAACTTCACAAAACCAAAGTTTGGGTCTCAGCTcagccggaccggtctgactggtcgagacaaccggtctgaccggctgaACTGGGTTTCAACTATTTTTGGGCCCCACATCATTTAAAtcactctctctttctcccaaCAACTCACTCATCATCACCACCCCGTGCTCAGCTCGCCCCTTCCgagctctccctccctccaagCCCCAAATCCGCCAATCCACCCTTTCCACTTGATTCCAAGTCCAAGGAAGGATCAAATCGGCATGGTGGGTCACTCTCTCCACGATTTCCTCCTTGGGGTGGCCGGGATTCAAGTTCTTGTGCACAAATGAGCTCACTCAAGGTATATACACTTGTGTCGGCCGATCTCTTTTCCTAGGGGGTTCTAGGTGATTTCCTCTGGTCAAAAGCATTCACATGTACCCCTGAACTAGTTCCTAGAAAGGGTTTGGAgttggtgggcgattttcgccgcgcTAAGGAATCCTAGGTTTTggtctgggtaggaccggtctggccggtcggagggaccggtctgaccggtaggggtccGAACAATCCGGCCATGtgttcggatactccgggtttgtggtAGTCTGGACATTCCGAGTTTAGGTCCGGATTCTCCGGatttgggagtccggatactctggatttttggtctcgagtcgcacacaggccagaccggtctgaccggtttggtataccggtctgaccggtgctagcaGGGCTGAGAGGGTTCAATTAGGGTTAGTTGGCACAATTGGTTAGAAATTAATTTGGTTGTtgattacttgtaatttttgcaagtcatgcatgctttctctcatatcatatgcatatgcacacgtgtTGCAGCCGCGGCGAAGGAGgttgtgtacgaggtggttgcgaaGCCACAGGGGCAAGCCCTGTagcaggaggatcgtggggagtcggcccaaggcccatctcaccctagcactgagccgcagactcaaggcaagccccggtgcacatcctgttatttgaaattatgacatatatatgtatttattacttgtgcattacgtttcatgagttgattggaaccctagttgcatgatccctaggtttccctaAATtctactagcatgtataggacgatagaaatgctatgcttaatacttctcgatagaagtcgagtgacttcttgcactcgcgagatataggatatttagaagtcgagtaattttcggttactcgcgagatataggttatatacttatatacagtacctgagttgttgaaattgacatggaaatatgagaccgtgcggggaatgatgatgatgtataggtatggcagcaggacagggttcctgggtgtcttagccccgtcctagtcgattgaggaccgtaccgttgttggccctgctgatcatgtttgaattgtactaaccgcatgccgggagtaggaggtagtcgaaaccggtaagccgagtattgccttgtttcgaaagtacagaacttcaacccaccccttagggcgagtcgagtgaccgcggagaattgggatgcatatatttacttttggtggtctctcgtagggctcggctg contains:
- the LOC120707302 gene encoding thiamine phosphate phosphatase-like protein, with amino-acid sequence MASAPAPAPATGAAVVFDFDRTIIDWDSDDWVITKLGAADAFLRLRPTMRWNPLMDRMMAELHARGKTAEDIRDCLRSAPLDAHVISAIKTAAALRCDLRVVSDANTFFIETVLAHHGVLGCFSEISTNPARVDADGRLRISPFHDTAAAPHGCSLCPENMCKGKIIERIQATAGTKNQHFIYIGDGKGDYCPSLKLGEGDYVMPKENYSLWKLICSNKQLLKAEVHPWNSGEELEKTLLKLVDKIITPPAQVSQFDCSKCEMSKPASTEVGHHQALRVPH